GAGGAAACGTGAGTCCGAACTTGAAACGCCGCTTATAGCGGCCCATTGGAATGACATGACCAAGGACAAGAAATCCAAAGCCGCAATCGGCGCTGCCGCGACCATCGGCTCCGCCGCCATTGCCGCAGCACTCCTCTATGCCGGCAAGCGCTGGAAAGAGAAGTCAGGCGAAAAGGCCAAGACCAACACGGTTCCTTCGGGCGAACCGCCCGAAACAGACTGAGGCCTCTAGGTATGGACGCTGTGTCGCAGGTGATCGGGCGCGCCATCCCTTTTGGCGCGAAGAATGTCGACACCGACATCATCATTCCTGCGAAATGGCTCAAGACGATCACCCGCGAGGGGCTTGGCAAGGGCGCGTTCGAGAGCATCCGCGCGCAAGCCGGTAATGTCTTCGACGATCTCGCCTTCAGAGGCTCGCCCATCCTTATCGCGGGCGACAATTTCGGCTGCGGATCGAGCCGCGAACACGCCGCTTGGGCCTTGCTCGACATGGGCATCCGCGCGGTTATCGCGCCCAGCTATTCGGACATATTTTCGGGCAATGCGGTCAAGAACGGCATCCTTCCCGTTGTCCTGCCGCAAGATGCAGTCGACCGTCTGATGGAAGTCGCCCGCGACGGCCACGAAATCACCGTCGACCTTGAAACGCAGACGGTGACCACGCCTTTCCAGGACCGTTTCACCTTCGAGATCGATCCCTTCCGCAAGCACTGCCTGCTGAACGGGCTGGACGAGGTCGCGCTGACGCTTGAGCGGCAGGCCGCGATCGGAGAATTCGAAAACCGCCGTGCGGTGGCGCATGGCTGGATTTCCAAAGGTACGAAAATCTAAGGGAGAAACCGAGATGAAAGCACTCCGCAGCCATGCAGTCGGAGGCCCCGAGACGCTGACCCTCGACGAGGTCGAGACACCCACGCCCGGCAAGGGCGAAGTGCTGGTCGCGGTGAAGGCCTGCGCGATCAACTATCCCGACACGCTCATCATCCGCGATCTCTACCAGTTCAAGCCCGAGCGCCCCTTTGCACCGGGCGGCGAGCTTGCAGGCGTGATCGAGGCGGTCGGCGAAGGGGTCGAAGGCTACAAGGTCGGCGACCGGGTGATGGCGGGGATCGGCAATGGCGGCCTGGCCGAAAAGGTCATCGTACCAGCGGGCCGCATGTTCCCCATCCCCGATGGCGTGCCGTTCGAAAAGGCGGCTTCGCTGCTGATGACCTATGGCACGACGATCCACGGACTGAAGGATCGCGGACACATCAAGGAAGGCGACACGGTGCTGGTACTCGGCGCGGCGGGCGGTGTGGGCCTGTCTGCGGTCGAACTCGCCAAGGCGTTCGGTGCGCGGGTCGTTGCTGCCGTTTCTAGCGAGGCCAAGGGCGAGGTCGCAAAGAAAGCGGGCGCGGACGAGGTCGTCATCTATCCTAAGGAGGAGATGGACAAGGCGGCATCCAAGGAACTCGCCAATGCGTTCAAAGCCGCGTGCGGTCCGGGCGGCGCGAACATCGTTTACGATATCGTCGGCGGCCAGTATTCCGAGCCTGCGCTGCGCTCGATCGCGTGGGAGGGCCGCTTCCTCGTTGTTGGCTTCCCTGCCGGGATCGCGAAGATGCCGCTAAACCTCACGCTCCTGAAGAGCTGCGACATCTGCGGCGTATTCTGGGGCGCATTCACGGCACGCGAACCGGTCAAGTTCCGTCAGCAGGTCGAGGAGCTGTTCGACCTCATGAAAGCCGGCAAGATCGACCCGCTGGTTTCCGAAACCTTCCCGCTCGAACGTGCGGGAGAGGCTATTGCCAAGCTCGAAAACCGCGAGGCCGTCGGCAAGCTTGTCGTGACAATGGACTGATTCACCGCAGGGGCGGCTTGTCGGTCGCCCCGCCCACGCCTATCTCAGTGACAGATATTTCGGAAGGGACACCAATGACAGATTTCAGGGATCGCGAACGCGCTGAGGAAGCGAAATTCGCGTTCGACGAAGAAAACGCTTTCAAGATCGCGGCGCGCCGCAACCGGCTACTCGGCGAATGGGCCGCGGGTCTCATGAACCTCACCGAGGAAGAGACCGACGCCTACAAGAAAGCGGTCGTCCAGGCGGACTTTGAAGAGGCAGGCGACGAGGATGTGATCCGCAAGTTGCTCGGCGACCTGACGGCTGCGGACTGCGATGTCAGTGAAGCCGACATCCGCGCCAAGCTCGAGGAAATGACCATCGAGGCCAAACGCCAGCTGCTGAGCGAGAACTGATCCCGTGCCGATGAGTGGCTCTGCCATTGAGGCCGCGATCGTCGCGGCCCTCCCCGGCGCGACCGTGGAACTCACTGACCTCGCCGGTGACGACGATCACTGGGCGGTGAAGGTCATCGCGCCGCAATTCGCGGGCAAGAGCCGCGTCCAGCAACACAAGATGGTCTACGAAGCGCTCGGCGGGCGGATGGGCGGCGAGCTGCACGCCTTGCAAGTCTCCACCGTGGTTCCCACGTAGCCCCTGACAGACAAAACAACCGAAGGCCGCAACGTCATGGCTGACATCAAAGAACGCATTTCCACCCTCGTCGGCGACAACGACGTCGTCTTGTTCATGAAGGGCACGCCACTCTTCCCGCAATGCGGATTTTCGAGCCGCGCTGTCGCGATCCTCGATCATTGCGGGGTCCAGTACGAAAGCGTCGATGTGCTGCAGGACATGGAAATCCGCCAGGGCATCAAAGCCTATTCCGACTGGCCGACCATCCCCCAGCTTTACGTGAAGGGTGAATTCGTCGGCGGCAGCGACATCATGATGGAGATGTTCGAAGCCGGCGAACTTCAGGAAATGCTCGACAAGAACGGCGTCGCAAAAGCGTCTTGATTTTAGCAGCGCCTCCGCGCTGCGATTTCCTCGCACATTCGACCTGAAGGTCGCATCGCTGCGGACCGCCGGTCGGCCTTGCGGACCTTGGCAGGTCCCGATTTCTGCCAAAGCCCAGCCAGAGCTGCATTCAAAAAGAAACCGCCCTGCTGACCAAGGCAGGGCGGTTCTTTTTCTAACGGGGAGGTTGGGCCCAGAGACCATAAAGGCCTAACCTCGTTTTGAAGACCACTAGGGCTGACTTGCAGTATGCATGGGCCGTGCCAAAACCCTGAAAACAAGGAATTTTGCGGGCTGCGATGGTGAAGTTGGGGTTAACGCTTTCCGGCCTGTAAAGTAATTCGACAGAGCTCGCCTTCCCCCTTCCTCTTGGCAAGCGCGCAGCAAAAGGCCATCACTGCGCCTATGTCCGATACGTCAGGCCCCGAGGGGATTCCCGCAGCAACCATCGTCATATTCCGCAACAATCCGGCAGGTGGCCCTCCCGAGGTGCTCATGACCGTGCGCTCGCGCAACATGGTGTTTGCGGGCGGGATGGCGGTCTTCCCTGGCGGTCGTGTCGATCCCGCCGACTTCGCTCTTGGCGAAATTGTAGCAGGCGATGCAGGCTTGACCGCCGACGAAGCAGGCCACCAGATCGCCGCAATCCGGGAGACCCTTGAGGAAACTGGGCTCGCGCTCGGATTGGTCGGAGAAATCACCGCACAAAGCGCGGCAGAGGCGCGCGCGATGCTGGAAGAAAAGGGCGAACTCGCACCGGTGCTCGAAGCCTTTGGCTGGAGCCTCGACTTCGACCAGATTGTCCCCTTCGCCCGCTGGTTTCCAAAGAATGAAAATATCCCGCGTGTCTACGATACTCGCTTCTACCTCGCGAACCTGGGCACCGGTGCGGTCGATATCGAGGTCGATGCGACTGAGAACACGCACCTGTTCTGGACCACCGCGCAAGATGCGCTCGACAAGGCGGAACGGGGCGAGATCAAACTGATCTTCCCCACAAGACGAAATCTCGAACGGCTGGCGCTGTTCAGCTCATTCGAAGAAGCCCGCGCGCAGGCAGAGGCTATACCCGTCAAGACGATCGTTCCGAAAGTCGACGCGACCAGCGGAAAACCGATGCTGACAATCCTCGAAGATGCAGGTTATCCTGTCACCTCGGAATTGCTCGAAACAGTCGCTCGAGGATGATAAACTGACCGTTACTTTGCCAGCTCGCAGAATAGATCAACGCCGAGCCATCCGTCTGCGGTTTTCGCGGAAATTGGCGACACGGTAGCCGCGCTCACGCATCTCCTTGCGATAGTCGTGTTTCGCATCGGCGATCTCGCGATGGTATTCTTCCCAGGCATCCCGCACGTCTTCTTCATCGGTCGCGCGCCGCAGATCGCTATCGAGTTCGCGCTCGGCCTCGCTGATGTCGGTCTTGTAATCGAGCCACCACGAATTGCTGTCGTTGTTCGGTGAAATCTTCAGGCCGCGGTCGCGCTCGACAATAATCGGATGCGCGCTCGCGGCGACCGGCGCCGCAAGAGCTGCAATGGCAAGGGTAATCGAGGTGTTGAGCTTCATGTGCTGCCTCCTTCGACAATCGAGGGAGGCAACGCTGATCGTCCGAACATGAATGGTGCCGGACTCATCCCAGCTACGGCCCATGTCAGCAAACAAGCCGTGCCAGAGATAAGATGAAGTGTTGGCGCGCCCGGCAGGACTCGAACCTGCTGCCTCAAGATTAGAAGTCTCGCGCTCTATCCAGATGAGCTACGGGCGCGCACCGTTCACCAGCGATCGGGTGCGCGCCCCCAATAGCGCGCTTTGCCGGTCATTCAAATCGCGCTAGGGCGCGCCTCTATGGAAAAGCCCGATCCCGCTGCCGCTTTCGATACCGATCCCGATGACGGCATCGAGGCGACCAGCCACGCGCCGGAGAGATTCCGTTACTACGATTTCGTAATGGCGGCCTTTGTCGCGATCCTGTTGCTGTCCAATATCATCGGCGCGGCCAAGCTCACCTTTGTCGAGATAAGTTGGTGGCCGGACGGGTGGTGGCCGGCCGAGGACGGAATCTTCATCTACGGCGCGGGAATCCTGTTCTTCCCGCTCGGTTACGTCATCGGCGATGTCTTGACCGAGGTTTATGGCTTTGCCCGCGCGCGCCGGGTGATCTGGACTGGCTTTGCAGCGATGATCTTCCTCGCCTTCATGAGCTATGTCGTGGTGGGACTGCCCGCCTTCGACCACTGGACCTGTGCGGCATCCGATACGCTGGAGCTGAAGGGCGCACCGGCGAGCGTGCCGGGCCCTGTCTGCCAGCAGACATACGAGAGCGTTTTCGGCAGCACGTGGCGCATCGTCATCGCCTCGATCACCGCATTCTGGGCGGGCGAGTTCGTCAATTCCTATGTCATGGCGAAGATGAAGGTGTGGACGCGGGGCAAGGCGCTGTGGACCCGAACGATCGGATCGACCGTGGTGGGGCAAGGCGTCGACAGCCTGATCTTCTACCCCATCGCGTTTTACGGGATCTG
The Erythrobacter sp. THAF29 DNA segment above includes these coding regions:
- a CDS encoding isopropylmalate isomerase, with product MTKDKKSKAAIGAAATIGSAAIAAALLYAGKRWKEKSGEKAKTNTVPSGEPPETD
- the leuD gene encoding 3-isopropylmalate dehydratase small subunit; this encodes MDAVSQVIGRAIPFGAKNVDTDIIIPAKWLKTITREGLGKGAFESIRAQAGNVFDDLAFRGSPILIAGDNFGCGSSREHAAWALLDMGIRAVIAPSYSDIFSGNAVKNGILPVVLPQDAVDRLMEVARDGHEITVDLETQTVTTPFQDRFTFEIDPFRKHCLLNGLDEVALTLERQAAIGEFENRRAVAHGWISKGTKI
- a CDS encoding NADPH:quinone oxidoreductase family protein — encoded protein: MKALRSHAVGGPETLTLDEVETPTPGKGEVLVAVKACAINYPDTLIIRDLYQFKPERPFAPGGELAGVIEAVGEGVEGYKVGDRVMAGIGNGGLAEKVIVPAGRMFPIPDGVPFEKAASLLMTYGTTIHGLKDRGHIKEGDTVLVLGAAGGVGLSAVELAKAFGARVVAAVSSEAKGEVAKKAGADEVVIYPKEEMDKAASKELANAFKAACGPGGANIVYDIVGGQYSEPALRSIAWEGRFLVVGFPAGIAKMPLNLTLLKSCDICGVFWGAFTAREPVKFRQQVEELFDLMKAGKIDPLVSETFPLERAGEAIAKLENREAVGKLVVTMD
- a CDS encoding DUF1476 domain-containing protein, whose product is MTDFRDRERAEEAKFAFDEENAFKIAARRNRLLGEWAAGLMNLTEEETDAYKKAVVQADFEEAGDEDVIRKLLGDLTAADCDVSEADIRAKLEEMTIEAKRQLLSEN
- a CDS encoding BolA/IbaG family iron-sulfur metabolism protein; amino-acid sequence: MSGSAIEAAIVAALPGATVELTDLAGDDDHWAVKVIAPQFAGKSRVQQHKMVYEALGGRMGGELHALQVSTVVPT
- the grxD gene encoding Grx4 family monothiol glutaredoxin; amino-acid sequence: MADIKERISTLVGDNDVVLFMKGTPLFPQCGFSSRAVAILDHCGVQYESVDVLQDMEIRQGIKAYSDWPTIPQLYVKGEFVGGSDIMMEMFEAGELQEMLDKNGVAKAS
- a CDS encoding NUDIX domain-containing protein, coding for MSDTSGPEGIPAATIVIFRNNPAGGPPEVLMTVRSRNMVFAGGMAVFPGGRVDPADFALGEIVAGDAGLTADEAGHQIAAIRETLEETGLALGLVGEITAQSAAEARAMLEEKGELAPVLEAFGWSLDFDQIVPFARWFPKNENIPRVYDTRFYLANLGTGAVDIEVDATENTHLFWTTAQDALDKAERGEIKLIFPTRRNLERLALFSSFEEARAQAEAIPVKTIVPKVDATSGKPMLTILEDAGYPVTSELLETVARG
- a CDS encoding queuosine precursor transporter, producing the protein MEKPDPAAAFDTDPDDGIEATSHAPERFRYYDFVMAAFVAILLLSNIIGAAKLTFVEISWWPDGWWPAEDGIFIYGAGILFFPLGYVIGDVLTEVYGFARARRVIWTGFAAMIFLAFMSYVVVGLPAFDHWTCAASDTLELKGAPASVPGPVCQQTYESVFGSTWRIVIASITAFWAGEFVNSYVMAKMKVWTRGKALWTRTIGSTVVGQGVDSLIFYPIAFYGIWSTEAVITVMVTNWLLKVLWEALLTPVTYAVVGWLKKAEGVDIFDLDTDFSPFSSREHRSEG